From one Lineus longissimus chromosome 3, tnLinLong1.2, whole genome shotgun sequence genomic stretch:
- the LOC135485065 gene encoding palmitoyltransferase ZDHHC22-like: MWMKTIISQLFTRGTAWKLKRMALFNVLATFYFIIMNSTATYLMVFQILPYLFSNQPKYYWCFLGFFLFLLLNVVGNTILVIKTDCSLTSLRRKKENKQSVEKWVVKCDKCLEAIPPRCHHCPMCDECILKRDHHCFFLGICVGLQNEKYFILLTHYLMIGTFFTAVLIIMYANRVYGVEFQNVFSILTLLPKTLFGYMFEKTISGDHMLLVTMFYGSFTAGMSNAGLFLWQLLIAVNGQTSYEITTGIDRYAGKGYWANFTDVFGPYWFLSYFLPIEIKPVGFSSNLTGSSSKKGPSSRKTLKHKQKGH, from the coding sequence ATGTGGATGAAAACTATCATTAGCCAGCTGTTCACACGAGGGACTGCATGGAAGTTAAAACGAATGGCTCTGTTCAATGTTTTAGCTACGTTCTACTTCATCATCATGAATTCAACTGCAACTTATCTGATGGTCTTTCAGATTCTTCCATATCTGTTTTCGAACCAGCCAAAATACTATTGGTGTTTCCTTGGTTTCTTCCTGTTTCTGCTCCTCAATGTTGTTGGAAACACAATATTGGTGATAAAGACAGACTGCAGTCTAACATCCCTccgaagaaaaaaggaaaacaaacaaaGTGTAGAAAAATGGGTGGTGAAATGTGATAAGTGTTTGGAAGCCATCCCTCCAAGGTGCCATCACTGCCCGATGTGTGATGAGTGCATCCTCAAGCGAGACCACCACTGCTTCTTCCTTGGTATTTGTGTTGGGTTACAAAATGAAAAGTATTTCATTCTCTTGACACACTATCTAATGATAGGAACATTCTTTACTGCAGTTCTCATCATTATGTATGCAAATCGAGTGTACGgtgttgaatttcaaaatgtattttcaattcTTACACTTTTACCCAAGACTCTATTTGGGTATATGTTTGAAAAAACTATAAGTGGAGATCATATGTTGttggttacaatgttttatGGAAGTTTTACTGCAGGGATGTCCAATGCAGGTTTGTTTCTTTGGCAGTTGTTGATTGCTGTTAATGGGCAAACATCATATGAAATCACGACAGGCATAGACAGATATGCTGGAAAAGGTTACTGGGCCAATTTTACGGATGTGTTTGGCCCATATTGGTTCTTGTCGTATTTCCTACCTATAGAGATTAAGCCAGTCGGTTTTAGCAGTAACTTGACTGGTTCCAGTAGCAAAAAGGGACCATCTTCAAGGAAAACGCTAAAGCACAAACAAAAAGGTCATTAG